ACGTGACTGAAGAAAAACCGTAAGTAGTACAGGGTGCACAGAGCACGAGCCGACGATATCAGTCGACTCTCGGTGATAATCGGCAGACACAAGTACAAGAACCAACAGAGAGTGAAGTTCACCACAATAGCGATCAGCATTTTCATCACCTTGCGCGTGCGCTGAATCTGATACCGCTGCTGACTAGAACTGAAAGCTCCCGGGCGCTTGTGCAtccacagggtgaccataATGGCAGAATACAACACGATGACGACGGCGAGGGGAATGGCATAGAAGAAGGCGAACGAGAACTTATAGTAAGTGTCGATTGAGCGCCGTGTTTGGAGATTAAACACACAGTACACCTTACTCCCGTAACGTTTCAGAGTGAGACCGTAAAACACCGGGAACCTCATGGCGAACGCTGACACCCATATCACCCCGATCGCGATCAGCGAAACCTGTTTGTTGATAATCCTCTTAAGCGGGAACAGCACGGCCAGGAAGCGATCTATCGCAATCGAGATGAAGACCAGGATGGACAAGGATGAACAAAACTCCTGCATGGACGCGCAGACCTTACACGTGACCAGGCCTGCCAGGCCGTCCAGAGACCACTCGAGTCCGACAAGGATGCGGGTCACCATCCTGGGCATGAAGAACACCGTGATTAGCACATCACCCACCGCCATGTTGATCAGGAAGAAGTTCACTGGAGTGCGCATGCGTCTGTTCTTAGCGACGACAGCGATGACCAGGACGTTGCCAAGCAACGAAAGAATCATGACAATGACGTAAGCGAGGGCTTTGGTGACTTGAAGGCTGACGACTTTTTCAAGAGGACAGATGACATAGGACGTCTGGATGGGTGAGGATATGTTACTCAGGAGGGTAATGTTGGGGAAAACTGTCGTACTCACTAGGGTGGCGTTTGTAGCCATTGGGGTATTCACTAGGGCGGTGCAATAGAATTTGTCACTACCACACTTAGGTCAATGTTGCCAATGTCAAACAATCGATGGTCAACGATCCACCTGCTTCACACATTATTGAAAGTTAATAAGAAGTTTAACTTTTTATGCATGGAAGCAGTATACTCTTTCTTATATTAGCAGTATATTTCTATGTCAAAAGAAGTCCTGAATTTCTTCGAAATTTTATATTTGACGCTTTCGCAGCTTCAAACTGTTTAAAATGTGAATTTCCCGTAAGCAAATAAAGTGATCAAATCTTGACTCTATATATTTCTTCTCGGCATAGTAGAGACGCAGTTTCAATCCGGCAATCTAGTTCTCTTCAAGAAACAATACACTGGGACTGGCACTTGTATGGGGCCTAGAACTTGGCGGTGAATGGTGATAAAACCCTACCAGGATGGCATCTACGTATTTATCCTTGGCAAACGTGTCGTTAGAGAATGTCGAGTTGGGCCTTATCACTCTTCACACATGGCAGTGCATCGCTTTATCTCCCGTGATGCTTCAGGACACGACAACCTTGTGTTTTAACGGAAGGCTTTTAGTTTACGTTAAAAACGGCTGTAAGCatagaaataatattttcacCGTTCAGCGCTCGTCGCCTTGTAGTTTTGAAACAACTCAATAGTTAACAAGGGAAAGCGCCGTGGCGCATGAACCTTTCGAGGATGAAGAAGAGATTCCACTTATAGGTATAATAGAAATACCCTACTCTACAAGTACTTTAACTCCACCACCAACGACAAAGCCGACAACTCGACAACGTTTTGTTCAATCAAGTACTTGATCATTCAAGTCTAAACGGATCTCCGGAAACAACACTCACTTCTTACCAGCATATATCACAGCATAAGctttaaaatctttaaacTTCCGTATTATCTTCGCTTATT
The DNA window shown above is from Nematostella vectensis chromosome 15, jaNemVect1.1, whole genome shotgun sequence and carries:
- the LOC5501338 gene encoding G-protein coupled receptor 83, which produces MATNATLVSTTVFPNITLLSNISSPIQTSYVICPLEKVVSLQVTKALAYVIVMILSLLGNVLVIAVVAKNRRMRTPVNFFLINMAVGDVLITVFFMPRMVTRILVGLEWSLDGLAGLVTCKVCASMQEFCSSLSILVFISIAIDRFLAVLFPLKRIINKQVSLIAIGVIWVSAFAMRFPVFYGLTLKRYGSKVYCVFNLQTRRSIDTYYKFSFAFFYAIPLAVVIVLYSAIMVTLWMHKRPGAFSSSQQRYQIQRTRKVMKMLIAIVVNFTLCWFLYLCLPIITESRLISSARALCTLYYLRFFFSHVNCCLNPLVYLLFIENYRRGVKIILRNLMARFLAQTSLNVVYPIDDTVGSTADFLRSTGRCRMSRELNVAMQQIK